The nucleotide sequence aagACATTAGCAAAAAACAGTAAATACACTTTACAAAAGTTATGATGCTTCAAGAGAAATCTACTGGTTTAAAGCATTTTGAggacttttatatttattatctgtTTAATATCTATTATACCCGGTACAAGAATGTCTTCCTATCTATGCTATCAGAATATACTGATGTTGATAGCCTAGCgcaatgttgaaattatgcatttgtacacttaagcatgtggtgcattacaactagtgttttgtgtattttcttcATTGTCAGATATAAGTTCCCAATAGAcaacatcagtgcagcaatatttttttttataaacgatagtgttatcatgcaaggcttagaaaacaaaaagcaagagccttggcgagtgctttttcgttttcgtgcctagcatgataaacctgatctataatcaacactaatctattattctatttatcccactttttatttgtaaacctttttatttaaacaaaatttgtttgacttgataatttcgctggatttatgacgtcatttcgtcgaaatattgacgtcatttcctgccgttgatgatcgatgatatttaatcaatggggctttaatcaaccgaaatcgctgtaaaagtgggataaaacatgataaaacataGTAAAATTGAGATCTGCTACAGCATTACTGGTGGCATACATAATTTACTTTAACAATTAAATCCTAAGTATCTACATGACCGGTGATGGCATCGTAATTATGGTCATTTCATTTGATGGCATATTAATTCTCTCTATTCTGGGTGATGACATAATAATTATCTCCActatttgttttcattattcttTCCCTTACCGGCGTTACTTCATAGTTCTGTCATGTACCGGTGATGGCATCATAATCACTCTCTTACCGATGATGAAATCATAATTctgttcattttcgataatgaCGTCATAATTCTGTCCAATACCGGTGATGACATCATAATTCTGTCCAATACCGCTTGTTACGCCATATTTATATCCTTTACCGGTTATGATATCATTTATGATCAAACAAGTAACATCCTCATAAAGCACTTGTTAGTTGGTTCTGCTAGAGATGTGGGTGTTTCACAGGGCGGAGACAAAGGCGGAAACTTTATCATTACTTAATAATTATCTCCATAACACCGTTGATGACATCACAATTGTGTCCATTGCAGCTGATTACGTTACTATTATTTACCTTACCGATTATATTGTTTCCACAGGTTGGTTCTGCTAGAGAGGTAGGTGTATCACCGGGCGGAGACTAAGGCGGAAAAACTCACCAAGTTGCCATCGCTTTTCGTCTGGGAGATTGGCAGACGAACAAATAACCAAGCGCATGCGCAGGGCCTTGGACGCCACACTCAACCGGAAGTGGAGAGACTGTTGCGTGAAGATTTGAAGGCTATTTCTGATTTCTTAGGTATTTTGGgtttacatacaaatacaaatagaaaacatggtcacatttttaaaatgtttttagacTGCCGGTATTCGAATCTTTAACTTAAAACACACGAAttataaacacttaaaatgactgTAGACTGTAAATTATTGGAATCCCTTAATAGAATAAATTATTCGGGTTATTTTCGGACTTTTAAAAAATCCGTTTCATTTATTGTTTGGTGGAATTATCGCcatattattttgttgaattgtTCAGACTTAAATTCCCCCAGGAGACAAGAAGTTCCTATTTGGTGACGACGCATGCGCCGTGGATTGCGCCGTGTTCGGTCAACTGTGTCAGGTGATGTGGCACGTTCCCAGTGCTGTCACCGCGAAGGCGTACCTTGAAGGTCTGTAGGAGAAATGTGGAACCAGACTTTAGCCCGTGTTATCAATATCGTGCAAAaacatgagcctcgttctgggaaaactttacttaatgcatatgcgtaaggTGTCTTCATAGATAAGCCTGCGTAGTCTGCACACTGTTTCGCTTTTCGCTGGGTACGAAGGCCCGATATGAATACGAGTGGCAAGGTTAATAACAATAGGAATCGAGCTTAGGTCTGGTAAAACAGACCTGAATGCTTGTGCATTaattttcgtcccagattagcctgtgcagtccaagaACGAGGCTAATTTTATGTACGACTTACAACTTTTCTAAATTAAATAGCTATAAATGAACTAATTTTACGTTAATAACTATTAAACTTCTCAATTGTTGTATACAGACCAGAACACGTGAACCGCAACTTTCTGAGACTCGTTAAAATGAACCAAATCAAGTAATACCTACATCCCATTTTGTCTAAAAAGCTTTAGGGACGTAGCTCGTAAGTTACTAACGACTAGCAATCTAGTTACTATGGTAACAACTTATCTTTTGGCACTTTAAATTTGTCGACTTGTTGCGAGTCAAAACTAATTAACTTAATGGTCCCCAGATCTACCAAGCTAAACGGATTCAAAGCTTTCTGAAACTAAACACACTTCAAATCTTCTCGTCGAGCGTGAATGAAAAGCATTGATATTTACCAAGAAATCACTGTTAGGTTTCAGAATTGGGGAGTACAGCGGGAAACAGACGCGAATGCGAAAAAAGCCCCCATcccctaaattaaaaaaaatcccctcacAATTTACTTTGAGttgtttcaatttttttcttactttctattgcatgttttttttttattgagaaaaaggaAGGTTTTGGAAGTACCTACCTGCTAAATGTTGACTTTTAAAAACTTTCAATGTTGTTTTACATCAAATTACATAAGAATGTGTATAAGTATAGTGTGGCTTTGTTTCTATAAAAATGAACCTTTGTTTCAGAGTCTTTGCCGAACTTGAAAAGTTACGTTGAGCGCATGCGCACTGCGTACTGGCCTGACTGGGACGAGTGTGTAACCGACTGCTTCACAAAAGAACCGACAAAATAAACAGACCCgaccaaataaaaatattttcgttGCTATGAGAAATTGCTGTGATTTGCCTTTCATCAAAGGCTCCACAGGGTacataaatatcaaacaaaaagcAAAGAGGCATAttataaatatcaaacaaaaagcAAAGTTGCATATTATTAAAATGCCATTAAGCAAATTTAATAGGGCGGGTATTCACAATTATGTTTTCAATTTGTAAACACAAATATATCATCTTTAGTATTTAATGTAGCTTGTGTGGTATTTCTAcgattttgtgtttaaatttgtatGTTTGTTATGACGTTTTCTTGACCCATCATCGCTCCTTTTCATAACAGGTCGTTTCTCTTTTCcctaaattaatttttaaatcaaatgaaaCATCCTTATCTGTACATAAACACAATTTTATGTTGTTTAATTTAAGTCCGTTTACTGTTAAATTGAACCATTAGGTGAGCAGAGTCTTGCCTATGTAACTATGTGCAATATGTGCATAGCATACAGCGTATCTTAAGGAGTTTAAACATCCAGGAATATGATATTAACAATTTAGAAATTTCAAATTCCCACGCGTGTGAACAAAAGAAATAGAACAATTTCATCAGTTTTGCTCATCGTTGGAGATCGGTATGAAGCTACTCGCCATACGTCCCGAGCCTCGAACATCTCATTAAGCTAGGTAGATAttcctttatttattaaactaataatttcaaaacaaaacctgTATGCGTGTGCACATTTCTTGCATCAACTTCAAAAAAGTATTTTACGATCATGagaaataatatcttattgaagGAATAGTTGTTTCATAgcgcatttttatttgttttgtgaaACTTTCATTGCCTTTGGCATTtgttcgttttaaatgtttataccgTTTTAGAATAGTTAAGTTGACCATTAAAATACTTATACAATATTATGCTTGCATGATATTCTGAAAACTTGTATTAGTCGAGTTCGATGTGTAATGTCTAATAAagttaagtattgttttcacggAATTACTGTACCAAACGCTCCGAGCTACTGAACGGTTATGACCGGATATCGGTGACCTGCACGActccaggccccgtgttcacaaaacatttttttgcaatcgaaaattgattttgcttgtcattgaaaatggatttccaatGTATTTGATAAGCAAAGATTAAAATCGATGTCGGTTAAAATcgatttttgattgcaaaatcgttttgtgaacacggagCCAGGAGTTGCGATGGCAGACTGACTGTAAACTGGTATATTTTAATGCAGCGGCAACTAGGCATACACCGTtttaattagggatggcaaaattatttgaatattcgaatattcgcttgaatggtcagtattcgaatatcagaattgatattcgcatattcgcattttttccaaacgtaattgcCCTAATATTGAATGAACTGCGGGTCGCTTATCTATTGGCATACGAAATCATttgggattaacatgtttgatgtgacgTTCTTGGTGGCCCGTATAagcgttgattgcgcaatgccAAGTCAAAGTCCAaaattttattgcataaacattatacaatgttacagcacaataaataatagtgCAATGGAGAAGTACAAAGTCAACAGAACATACACCAAAGTAGTTAGCATCACATATCTAGCAATAATGGCAAAAGTGAAGCATTATACATAAAGTATTCGTAAATGAAAAGTGAGGTTGATTTATTCTagtggaaaaaaagtatataaatggtGTCTTTATAATTAATCAGTGCCTATTCTCAATTTCTCggcattatatataaatttggcaaTATTATATAAGCTGGTATTACATGTTGATTTCAGAAGTAATTCGAATTTATTTAGGGTAGGCCAGTGACagtaataaggtttaaaatatttaattgtgcGCTTCTTATACATTTAGCAAACAAGTAATAAATGGTATTCTGTTTCAATATGATTCATGTTGCAGGATCGACAGGTTCGTTCATTCACGGGCATGTTCGTATATCTGCCGGTTTCAATAGCAAGTTTACGCGATGATGTTCTGAATCTAGCCAGAGAAAATCTGTATTTCTTTTCATGAATTTGTTGCAAATATGGCTCTAATTTGAGTTCTTGTTTAACAAGAGAATAATATTTTAGTTTAGAAGATGAATTTACCTGGAGATGCCAGGTTTGGTGATAACTATCTATAATTCGCCTTTTAACAGTTTCAAGGGTTGTTAAATCTAAATGTTCTGTGTTCCAAATATCACCAAAACCATAAGTTACTAGACATTCCCTTATATTTgatacccaattgtttttttcattagTTCTGTTCCTTAGCGTATCTCTCTTTAGCATGTTATACACCTTTTTTACAATGTGATCGTTCGGCATATTTATCAGTTTATACCAATATTTTAGCGCATTAATTTGACGACATACATGAAAAGGGATCCTACCGAGTTCTCCGTACAGTGCGGATAAGTTTGTGGATTTTTTTACTCCAAGAAGTGATCTCAAAAATTTAGTATGAATTAATTCAATGTCTTTTGCTTGATGGAAGCCCCATATTTCAGAGCAAAAATTAAGAATTGGTGCAACAATGGAGTCAAATAGTTTGATTCTTTGCTGGGTTGGTAAATCAATTGCATCAAATACCTGaaataatttacttaatgaaAAGGATGCATGTTGTGCTATCAATTTTTGGGATCTGAaaaagttaccatttttgaacaagTGTATGCCTAGGTATTTCAACGAACTTACAGTTTCAACTAACGTATTGTAATTATATAGCTCAAAATTTGTAGCCCTTCCTCTTTTAAAAACCATAGCTTTGTTTTTGAGACATTAATCTTCAGCACCCATGCATCACAATAATTTTCAACatcttttaatataattttaagtgTTTCTGGTGATTTGGCGAACAACaccatatcatctgcatataataACAGAAAAAAATCTTCAGAGTATCAATGCATACAATTCCTGGAAGGTCGTTATGGGAAACGTTAtgtataatatcatttataaaaaaacatggctaACAGTGGAGAGCTGGGGTCTCCCTGTTTGACACCgattgaacaattaaaaaatgcaGAAAGTGAATTTTTATAACGAACACATGATTTAACACAGTTGTACATAGCTTTTAGTGCGTTCACAAAGTGACCGCTTACATTTTCTGTTAGAAGCTTTTGCCATAACATGGTATGATCGATACTGTCAACAAATTGTTGATAGTCtataaaaacacaatacagtTTTTCTTTTTCGCTTAGAACGTTTGTGATAATTAAATGTAATATGAATATACTGTCAGAAATTGATATTTCTTTTTGAAATCCGAATTGATTGggtaataatgtattatgttgTATGGACCAGTTTCTCAATCTATTCAAAAGTATTTGAGAGTATATTTTTCCAAGTATGTTAAATAAGGTTATACCTCTGTAATTTGTGGGGTCATTTGCGACACCTTTCTTGAAAATAGGGGTAATGATTCCTTTACCCCATGACACTGGATACTCATGAGTAAAGAATATACGGTTGTACAATGTTTTAAGAAACGGAATGATGATATCAATACTAGACTTAAACATTTCTGCTGTAAGTTCATCTATTCCAGGGCCCTTAGTGTTGTTTTGCGCGTTTACCGCAGCACGTATTTCTAACTCGGATATTTCTGCGTCAATTATTATCAAAAATGTCGGTAATATTTATATGTTGGTGTTCATGATTTTTTACGGATGGTGACAGTTCACCGAACATTTCCCGGAAATGTTCATAAAGATGGTCGGTTGTGAGCGAATCAGCCGAATCAACAGTTTTTGTTGTACAATTTCTAATGGATTCCCAGAAGGAGCGCGGATTACTTTTTGCACAATGCAATATATACACTCTAAGAAAcgccccgaactgttgtttgccaatggggtgccaataaacggcttcaattgactggcgaataataattcagtttctgtgatcacagtatgtacagccattaaaacgTGTGAATTTCTcaaattgcgcaatgcaatatacacactctaagaaagggcccgaactgttgtctGTCAATTAGGTGCCGATTACGCAAGCGTTGTACCCCCACCCACTTTTAACGATTTTACGCGAATCAAAGATATTATCCCAAGACAACCCGatcgttattttaaaatttcaaatataaaaacattctATTACATGATAGTTTTCCTTACATGTTTccttgaatatttggtgtactctgcatgccttattgatatgtttctttatatagACGTACATGCTATTGTtacttttaaatttcaaataaaaataaaattctatgacattattttttccttctatttttgcCCGAGTACAGTATGGGTCATAGTAAtagccgacagcgatacaattattcgatagcaacgttaatgaACAGCTTCGTATTCAGCAAACGTatataacttataaaaaaatggaagttaacacagaacaagtttcactcgtttctgatatatttcgcctaaaaaggctttttcaaagttagtttttacaattaagctacatGTTCCTACTttttctcaacacaacaattgtatattcaattgtatttatgtgtcaatttatattgaatatccctactggatacgaaactTAGTAATAGAAGTTAAATCAATCCATCCGTTGTATGCGAATATtagaatattcgattgaatggatttgcgaatattcgaataccaatataggtattcgatgccatccctagttttAATAGTAGCACCTTTTCCAACAAGGTCAACCATATTTGCTGAAATATAATTCCTGGAGTAAATCCTATTTCTTAGATTCTTAAATTCGAAGACCACGTGTCATCGGACGGTCATCAAACGGAACCGTACATACGGACCATAAAAGTTTAACCTCGACCTCGAGTGACCTTCCAACTGAATATAGAAGCACTAGTCGACCTGAATCAAAGAGCAGAAAAGATCAGACATGTTGTTAAGGAACCAAATTCGGAAAGATAGCAGATAAAAACGGTCAGGGGTAAAAGTGTTAACTTTAAGTACAAATGTTTTGCAACAATGTTTGTCGGTTAGGATGAGAATTTcacagaatttttttatagatatattTGACAATTCCGCCTTTACAAGAACATGCAACTTATGCAGAATATGGTAAACGTGTTCTTATATAACCTTGCATCGCCATTACCTTCTTGGTGAACCCcaaagtttatttacaggtcatgctGCGTCTACGCAACTGCATGAATGTactgacctgcccctgtgacatTTCATGCGAAGTTTTGAATTATAAGGCAAAGTAGATCGAATAAACCCAGGCTGCCCGGGAATTTGCCAAAGATATTATTGTGGGGTACACACCAATACGCGGTGACCAATGAGACCCTAATGTCCACTCGTAGACAATTTCTTGTTAGGCTCATCAGCTGTGAAATTTAGCAGTCGAAAGGTACAGGAGCCATTTAAAACTATTCTATTCAGAAATGAGAACGTTTTTTCTGTCCAGCCATTTTTTTTGTACATCCTTAATTATTGATGTCcaacttaaaaaacacacatcttcattgatgtgattttttttgtattgcaGTATCAAGCCTTAGTCAATAACTTACATTTTCCGAAAGAAGAAGAACAACTTGACAGTACTTTTGAATAAATAtgcaatgttattttcaaataattaagtGATGCAGCACTGGAAAACACTCTGAAAACAGGGTTGTTTACTAAATAATTTACCATTGTCACTTCCAATACTAATTTTATGTGCTAGCATTCGCTGATTTCAATAACAACCTAGACAACAAAAACTATTTATCACAAAAGGACTAGGTTCACGAAAGTGCCTATTTGGCGCTGTATTTTCGGAAAAATCAAATCAAAAagcaatgaaatgtattatttgatattgtttttacGTTGTCTAACATTcgtttatacaataaatacagaAACTTTTTGTGTTCGTCGTCTTTTACCAATGGTAACATGATTTATTTTTGGCAGTATgtcaaaaatttgttttttagcCAAATGCTACATGGTTAAGGCTATATAAACTGTGTTCCGCCACATGCTAAATCAAGATAATGAAGAACCCCATGATTGTTTAATTGATACGATTTTTTATGTGACCTTaccttgttgttgctgttgttgtttagAACAGGCACCCACCGCGAGTAGTCATATCAAGCGTTGTTTTTGTATAAACTATGcttatcaaattttaatattcTATAAGCacaattttatacttaatatgtattttatcctgGGCTTGGTTTTGTTCCGACTTTTCATTGCAAGTAACATTACGACTCGCGAAATTTCATTACACTTATCCTTAAAGCATTTATTCAACTTCTTACTCACGTTTGTGATTGGTAATATCCATTGCATGTAATCAATTCCTACTTAGCCTGTTAATTTGTTTGCTCCTTTTTGCATTAGATGCCATCATTCCTTTTGCAATCGTAAAACTCCTTTGATTGATATCACATTTTTGTCAGCCGTCAGCCATCTTACTTCCTGTGTTCGTAACGGTTGAATTATCTCAAGTCAATGTTATCAGCCATGAATAGAAAACGCCCGCATCATGTCATGGAATTATGCACGGTGGGCCACCGCTCTTGTAAATGTCATAATTTAACTGCGCTCAtgtttaattcttatttaaagtccaagatggctgccatttGTCTGTTTTACTCAGTCAGTTGTTAAGTTGATGTTCGAATGTAGTTCTGTCGTAATGACGTCATTGACCAGTTATTTCGTCACCGACCACTTTTTGCCCATGTATTCTTGGTCATTGGCCAATAGTTGGTCAATGACCACCTTTCGACCATTTTTCGACCACTTTTCGCCCCAGATTTTTGGTCGATCCCATCACAGAATATATAAAGAGCCATTTTTTTGCTCCAAGTCAGTCTCGCtcagtttttcttatttgaacCATCTCCACGTCACTTTATAACAGAAATCTAACTTAAAATTCTTTCGAGTACGTGGTTTTGAATGCTATTacttttaaatggtttattttaatacttaatacTAGAATTTTACTAACAGTCTCACATAAAAAGTAACTATTTAAGCGTAAGCTGCATGTATTGTATGAATGCACTTGTGTAAATTAATCTGTCTTTGATCAGTCAAATATATTGAAGATTTTAATATCGCTATATTAAAACAATCTGTATTTGTTCAAAAGGATCAGTGTTAATAGTACACATTATTATGTTAGACAGTGGGTGCctgtttatacatgtaatattatataaattttgaACACAAGAGAAACggaaattaacaaataaataagtaGTTTGAAACGTTCATGGTCTTTAGTCAATTTTATTAAAATCCAATATCGTATCTTAACACTCATAGATCTGCAAAATCGGCAAGAACGCTAAGTAATTTATGGTGATCGGCGGCGGaatactttaaaaattttaaataatCGAGTATTCAGTGATTCGTTCCTAGtcttcgaaaaaaaaaaaataaaccgctACCAACGCATTCCGTTTGATATTAAAACATTGACATAGTGGTCATTCCGTGAAATAAAAACAAGACAATATATTTATTGTACGTTTATTACAGCATTTATATAGAACGTGGTGCATAataattgaatgaaataaaacactaataATAACATTGAATCTGTAACAATATATCAACGACACTTGTTTTCTTCAATCATTCAACTAAGCATAACATCACTGAGACTCAGGTTAGCTCAGGGGCGCAGCAGCTAGATGACTCCAGAAAAGTTTTCTTCCCTCAGGCAGAACAAGATGGCAACAGTTCATGTAGTGACGAAGAGTCGACTTCCGAGGCAGACCTGTAGACGCTCTCTGAGGTTTCCGGTAGAGCGTGAGGCGTGACCGTACAGAGGGTCGTCGGGGGCGGTCAACCAAACCCCGCGAAGCCATCGAGTTCATTTATGGAGCGCTCAGGGATCTGGTGTCCGAAGTAAGAGGAATAAAGTCCAGTCAAGCGGGACTCGAGGCGCGCCTATCCCAGACAGAGCATTCCTCTGTTAAGCAGGTAGCTCCCGTTAATGAACGTGCGCACAGGCCCCAGCAATCAGGGTACATGCAGTCATCCGATGAACGGATACCACAGTCTGATTGCAACAGTCTTGAGGCACGAATATTGCCTTCAGAATACGGTCAGCCCAGAGGACGATGTAAAGAACCTAGAAGGCCCGTGTCAAGCCAACCTTTTGTAAGCAGCCAATAACCATGCAGAAAATCGAAACACAAATCGTGCCCCAATGCAACACATGCCCAACATATTGAGACGCCATTACCCTGCAGGAGATCAAATCTTTAGTAACGATCGATGTTGTGGTCACTTATCGTCGCATTGCCTCAATGAGTCACGCATATCTAGACCACACGAGCGCATGCGTATCCCTCCATTTGACGGTAAAGAGGATTGGAAAGTTTGGGTGACTCGTTTTGATGTGATCTCAGATCGGTTTGGCTGGAGTGATGATATGCGCTTTGACCAGCCTCTACAAAGACAAGAAGGTCAAGCCGCCGAATTCGCATTCACACAGCTCCCACCTGCAACGCTCCGCACTTACCTGGACCTTAAAGCGGAGCTAAATAGCAGATTTAGAGTattttaaacttcaaaaacattTGCGGTCAAGTTCACACGGCGTGACCAAAGGCATGGTGAGACAACAGAGTCTTAAGCTGCGGAGCTCAAGATGCTATACGATAGAGAGCACCCTCGCCGCGATAGAAGAACCAGAGATAAAGACCTGGTTCGCAGATTCCTTGACGGCTTGCAAGATGAAGAAGTTAAGTTTGAGGTAGAATACCATAAAGAGCCTACAACGATTGATGAAGCGGTCTACAACGTGGTGACACTAATGCAAACCAGAGCGGGATTTGAGGGCGAGCGGGGTCATTAAAGAACAACAAGGAGAGCGGTTGAAAAAGAATCTTTCTACGAAGCACAGTAAGCTCCAAACAAGCAACCATCATACAACAAGGCAATTAAGTGGCATAAGAGGCCTCAGCCGGACGCAACAGAAAGCAACGACGGAGTGCTACAACAAATATTAAAACGGCTGGACACCTTGGAAGGAAGAACTAGAGGTGGCAATGGGGAAAGAAGAAGTAGAAGAGAAGTGGAATGTTACCGCTGCCATGGAAAAGGCCATTTTGCACGAGAATGCTTAGTTGACCAGACTAAAAGAGATGTTAAAGAAACAGTGCCCAAGAGCATGAAGAGAAGTGAGAATACTTTAAACTTGCGGCCAAAGGGAGGTCCCAGTAGAAGATGTAGGAGGCCAGCCAAGCGAAACGGTGGATCGCTTGGAAGGGAACGAGGTGGTGAGATTAGAGAGAGAGAAGCAGCTGGCAGATGGGGTCTATGTCAGAGGGATGGTAAATGAT is from Dreissena polymorpha isolate Duluth1 chromosome 14, UMN_Dpol_1.0, whole genome shotgun sequence and encodes:
- the LOC127859043 gene encoding failed axon connections homolog isoform X2 — translated: MGKSRQCGKDYPADTVILHQFPRGPRAPSMSGFCLKLETFLRMTNIPFKNELGYKTGPKDKSPWIEYNGATMGDSQMIMEYLSEKCQVDLDKHLSDHQKALGRAIRVLAEDHMYWLVLLERWVYHRAETKAEKLTKLPSLFVWEIGRRTNNQAHAQGLGRHTQPEVERLLREDLKAISDFLGDKKFLFGDDACAVDCAVFGQLCQVMWHVPSAVTAKAYLEESLPNLKSYVERMRTAYWPDWDECVTDCFTKEPTK